The genomic window ATTATTAATTTTTTTTATTTTATTTAAAAAAACAGAAAGTAATATAAATACTAATGTACATCTTATTGTTACCTAACGAAAGTATAAGATCTACGGTAAGATAATCCTGTTTTTGTCATTACTACACAAGTATGAAGTGGTGAGTTTTATTTGGAAAATGAAGCAATATACGGTGCAAAAATTATTGACTCTGCACTTTTAATAGATGATTACTTAATTATATCTGACTTGCATCTTGGATACGAGGGTGCTTTAAATGCACAGGGATTTATGATCCCCAGACTTCAGTATAAAAAGATTCTCAAAAGACTTAAAGAAATTTTATCCAGAACTGACGCTAAAAAAATCATAGTAAACGGTGATTTAAAGCATGAATTTGGAAAGATAAGTAAACAAGAATTTAAGGAGATTGAAGACTTTATTACTTTCTTAAAAGAAGAATTTGATGAAATAATCTTAATTAAGGGAAATCACGATAATTTCACACGATTTATAGCAGAAAATAAAGGGTTACATGTATATGATAATTACTCTGTAGAAAATTTTCTTGTATTACATGGAGATAAAATCCCTGAAAACCAAATTAAAGAAGATAATATAATAATTGGACATGAACATCCAAGTATTGGACTTCGAAGCGGAGAAAGGGTCGAAAAAATAAAATGTTTCCTTAAAGGAAACTGGAATAATAAAAACATGATAGTTATGCCCTCATTTAATTTTATAAGTGAAGGATCAGACATATTACGGGAAAAATCAATATCTCCGTTCCTTAAAGGAATATCTTTAGATGAATTTGAAGTATTTGGAATAGAAAATTTTGAAGTATTGCCATTTGGCCAATTAAATAACATACTAAAAGTTAAAAATAAATTAAAATAAGGATAGAAATGATAGAAAAACAGACAAAAGCGTATAAAGATAAAGAAATTTATAAATTACTGCATCCATGGGTCAAAAAATGGTTTAAAAACAAATTTGAAACATTCACTGAATCCCAGAGATACTCAATTATTGATATTCATAAAGGGAATAATATACTTGTTTCATCTCCTACAGGTTCTGGTAAAACTTTAACTGCTTTTCTTTCAATAATTAGCCAGTTAACAATGCTCTCAGATATGGAAAAGATTGAGGATAAAGTTTACTGTATTTATATATCTCCTCTTAAGGCCCTTGACAATGACATTGAAAAGAATTTAGAAGAGCCATTATATGAAATAGAAAAAATTGCAGGTAGAAAACTTGGAATTAGAAAAGCAGTTAGAACTGGAGATACAAGCCAGTATATGAGATCAAAAATGCTTAAAAACCCGCCACATATATTGATCACCACTCCTGAGACTTTATCTATTCTTCTATGCGCTCCAAAGTTTAGAGAGAAAATAAGGGATGTAAAATATGTTATAGTGGATGAAATTCACTCTCTTGCAGATAATAAAAGAGGTGTTCATTTAAGTTTAACTTTAGAGAGATTACAGAATCTTGCAGGCGGATTTACCAGAATAGGTTTAAGTGCAACCGTCCATCCGCTGGAAAAAGTTGCACAGTACCTGGTAGGTTTTGAAGTAGATGATATTCCACGGAAATGTAAAATCGTTGATGTTAATTACATCAAACAATTGGATATGAAGGTATTATGCCCAGTAGACGATATAATAAACTCAGATCCTGAAGAAATGAACAAAGCTACATACGACCTCCTCGATGAACTTATACAATCACATAAAACTACATTAATATTTACAAATACAAGAAGTGGGACAGAAAGTGTTGTATTTAACCTTAAAAAGAGATTTAGAGGTAAATATAATGACAATAATATCATGGCTCATCATTCATCTCTTTCAAAGGAATTGAGACTTGAAACTGAAGATAAACTTAAGAATGGAGATTTAAAAGTCGTTGTATCTTCAACATCTTTAGAATTAGGGATAGATATTGGATATATTGATTTAGTTATTCTTGTAAGCTCTCCAAAGTCTGTTTCAAGAGCTCTTCAACGGATAGGGCGAAGTGGACATAGACTTCATGATAAATCTAAGGGAAGAATTATTGTAGTAGATAGGGATGACCTTGTTGAGTGTTCTTTAATCTTAAAAAATGCTCTTGAAGGTAAAATAGATGAAATAAATATTCCCCAAAACTGTCTGGATGTTTTATCACAGCAGATATACGGAATGGCCATTGAAAGCAAACAGGATATTGATACAGCTTACATGATGATAAAAAGAAGTTACTGTTACGTGAATTTAACCGAAAATGATTATTTAAGCGTTTTAAGTTATCTTGCTGGAGAATATACGGATTTGGAAGAAAGATATGTATATGCAAAAATATGGGTAGATTATGATACTAATATGTTTGGAAAGAGGGGGAAGCTTGCCAGAATGCTTTATTCTACAAATATAGGTACTATCCCCGATAGATCGTCTGCAAGGGTTAAATGCGCTGGCAAGGTCGTTGGCCATGTAGAAGAAGATTTCATGGAAAAACTTCAAAAAGGAGATACATTCGTACTTGGAGGAAAAATCTACAGATTTAATTATGCCCGGGGAATGACCATTAATGTTACACCATCTTCAGGACCTCCCAGCATTCCTTCATGGTTTTCTGAGCAGTTACCATTATCTTTTGACCTTGCACTTGAGATTCAAAGATTTCGAGCAATTATTGCAGGTAAATTTGAATATGGACGTAATAAAAAGGAAATAATGGAATTCATCAGTGAATATCTGTATGTTGACCAAAATGCAGTAAATTCAATTTATGAATATTTCAGGGAGCAGTACCTGTTTGCAAAGATTCCAAGCAATAGAACTCTTCTAATTGAACATTATAAGGGATTTGGAGATAGAAGATTTGTCGTATTTCATACCTGCTTTGGAAGACGGGTTAATGATGCTCTTTCCCGGGCCGTAGCATACGTAATTGCTAAAAAATATAAAAGAGACGTAATGATTTCCATATCAGACAATGGGTTTTATTTAAGTTCAGAAGGTAAAATTGGAGGTTTTGAAGCGTTTAAAGAACTTAATAGTGAAAATATTAAGGATATTTTAATTAATGCCATTGATAAAACCGAAACTCTTGCAGGGAGATTCAGGCACTGTGCTGGACGATCTTTAATGATACTGCGAAGATATAAGGGTAGAGAAAAAAGTGTTTCACGACAACAGGTAAAGGGTAAAATCCTTCTCAAATTTATAAAAGAACTGGATGAAAATTTTTCAATTCTTAAAGAAGCACGAAGAGAAGTAATTGAAGACTTTATGGATGTTAAGAATGCAAAACGGGTTCTAAATATGATTGAAAGTGGTCAGCTTGAAATTAAAAAGATTGATACTAAAATTCCATCACCATTTGCATTTAATCTTGTCTCGCAGTGTTACTTAGATGTTTTGAAATATGAGGAGCGAATTGAATTCATAAGAAGGATGCATCAGGCCATAATCAATCAGATTGATGCAAAATAATTTATTAAAAAAATAAATGGTTTTTATATTAAATATCTGCAAAATAACTTGCAAAGTCATCTGCATCCATTTCAATGAACCATTGACCATTTGAAGTCATTATAGGAGTTCTTGTTATTACAACAGCAAGAACTTCTGCTTCTTCATCATTATCAGTGTCCATTTTTTCACTGATAACTTCTAAAGCGTTACTGAGAAATTCTTTTGAGTCAAATCCAAGTAGTATGTCTCTTACGTCCATTCCTACTTCATCTGATGCGTCAGGATTTTTTGCTATCTCAACGCTTTTTAGGTTGTTGAATGCTCTAACTGCAATTGATTTAAGTTCGTTATCTTTCACAATAATCACCAAATTAGCTTTATGTTTCTTAGTAAATATCTTCTTATTTAAATAATTTTAGAACTATTATATAAACATATTTCAAATTTCCATCGTGAGATGTGCATTTAATTATTTTATTCATAAGTTACGTATATGATTTAATGCAATTTAAAAGGTTTAATGGAACTGAATTTCATTCTATACAATTTTTACAATATTTATACAAAGAATTATATAAATTGTAAATAAATGATATTTAATTCATTAATACCCTAAATATTTAATAATTAAATTAGATAATCTATGGGTTGAATTGTTTTTTGAAAAAATCATTCACAGGTGTTTTTATGCTTTTATCTGAGAATTCAAAAAGGCAGTAAAAAAAGTACTGATAAATATAAAACCAAATTTTTAAACCAGCTGGAACCTGGAGATGAAATTACAGGCGAAATTTTTATTGGAGAAATGAAAAAAAGGCAGGTTAAAAAAAACAGATATCGATGAATTTTTTGTTATAATAACCGACCACAAAAATGAACAAATATGGATATGTGGCTTTACTACATCGTATTACCCGGAATCAGATGATATATATGGTGAAAAAGGAGGTAGAGTTTATACATTGATGGATAGTTTAAACCATGCCCTTAATAATACCCCATTAAATAAAGAAAATAGTTATTCAGTAAATTTCAAGGTATTCAGGAAAAATATTAATGAAAACGTTGAAAAGGTTAAGATTAAAGCTGTTCAATCATGGAATCCCAATGCTAAAGCCTGTAATCTTGAAGTAGTTGATGCTGAAACAGTCGAAACAGATGATAAAGAAACTTCAAAGCTGAATATGCTTGCAGATAAAAATCCAGCAATTAAAACTGCATATGAAAACCTTAAAGGCAGAAATAAAGAAATTAACAAAAAAACAATCGCATTTGAACTTAAATTAATGTTAGATAATGAAAATATAATAAAAACAGAATTTAAGGATGCTTTAAAGGAGCTGGATAAATTATAGATAAATCCATTATTTGATTTATTTTGAATTATATTTATCTAATAAAATGTATTATCTAAAAAAGAGAAAGATTAATTCCAATTAGAATAAAAAATTATAAATACTCATTTATCACATCTTATAAAGGTCTAAACTATTGAGGATTATTATGTATGCAGTAATAATGGGTAATGGTAGAGTAGGCAGAAATCTTGCCTTAAAATTAATAAATAATGGAAATGATGTTACTCTCATTGATAATGACCAGAATAAATGTACTACTGCTGCAAGTGAAATGGACGCTCTGGTTATTTGTGGTAATGGAACAGATAAAAGAACATTAGAAGAAGCCAATATTAGGGATGCAGATGTATTTGTAGCAGCAACAGGGAACGATGAAGCAAATCTTCTAGCAAGTATCCTTGTTAGGGAATATAAATCACCTAAAATCATTGCAAGAGTAACCAATCCAGACCATGAAGAAGCCTTTAAAAAAGTTGGAATTGATCATGTTATAAGCCCGGAACTTACCGCAGCAAGCTATCTTGAAAAGCTAATTACCAGACCAAAAGTAGCAGATCTTGTAATTTGTGGTAAAGGAAATGCTGAATTAATAGACGTCACCATTAAAAACAAGAAAATTATTGGAAAAACAGTTGGAGAAGTGAGTCCAACAGATGATTATATAATTGGCGCCATCTATAACAGTGGTATCGTAATTCCTCAAGATAATATCGTTTTAAAGGAAAATACCAAAATTTCAATTCTTGTTAAAACTAAAGCTGTTAGGAAAGTAACAGAAATATTTACAGGATAGGTTTAACATAAAATAACAAAAATAAGCCTTCCAGAATTGTCTTAATATCTTTTAATTCTTCAGGAACTATTAATATCTAAATTATCACTATTTTAAATAAACGTATCTGAAATTAATTTTATCTAATAATCATTAGAATAATATGATGCTAATTTACAGGTAATCACTGTTTTAGCCCTTAAAAGAGATTTATCGGTAAGTTCACTATTTTTGATTGCAAGTTCTATTCTTTCCAGCATAGATTCTAAATCAGCGGGTTTGCATTTATATGCCATATCTAACAAATTAAAACATGTTTCATCATTTTCCATTTAAATTACCCCCTAATATATGTTTTTCAAATGAAAATTTCACCTATATCTATTTAAATATGTAACTTGATATTCTGGATTAGATCATTTGTAAACTAAACCATTATAATTAATCAAATTACCTTAAGCATTTGATAATATTAGTATTCACTTAGTTATATAAATAATTAACTAATTTGTTAACAAAATAACATAATAAAAAGATAAATATATATATACTAAAATTTATAACTCTGGAGTATGGTACAGATAGCTTTTCGAGGGGATAAAGAATTAAGAAACAGAATAAAGATAATGGCAATTAAAAAAGGCATGAAAATGAATGAATTACTTTTAAATTATGTTGAAAAAGGTTTAACATCAGATGAAGAAAGAGAAGAATTTTGATCATGTTTTTAGCTCTTTAATTATGTTAACTCACTAAAATGATTTCTATTTTTTTGGCTATTTCATATATATTAACTATAGAATTTTTGATAGTTTAATTAGTTTATCTTTCTTCATTTTAATAAAATTTTAATAAACAATTAGATAAAGATATATTTACTTAAAAATTGTTTTAATGTTAAACATTGAAATTGTATAAAATCACCAAAAAATTAAATTATAATTGAATAATATGTCAAAGGGACCACTATTTACTGCACGCAGCTTTGATGAATATATTAAAATGTTCAGTCTTAACCTCAATTTATTAAAAAATAAGAATATACTGGACTGTGCTGCTGGAGCCAGTTCTTTTGCAGCTGTAATGAACAAGAAAGGATATACAGTAACGGCCTTAGATTTACTGTATGACAAAGATCCTCAATTTCTAAAAGATATCTGCGAAAACCATTTAAATGTACTAATTAGTGCATTATCCCCATTAAAACATCATTTTAAATGGAATTATTTTAAAAACCTTCATGAACTTAAAGAACATCGGCTCATAGCACAAAATGAATTTCTAAAAGATTATACAAAACATAGGGGTAAAAAATACATCAAAGCAGATTTAACAAAGCTACCATTTAATGATAATGCTTTTTCACTCGTTCTAAGCTCTCATCTTCTTTTTATTTATGATCACAGACTCAGTTATGAATTTCATCTCAATTCAATAAATGAAATGATTAGAGTAGGTGATGAAGTCAGAATTTATCCCCTTGTTAAACATAAAGCCATGAAATCAGAGTTTGTAAAGCAAATAGAACATGATTTAATGGAAAAGGCAGATATAAAAATAGAAAAAGTAAATTATGAGTTTAGATTAGGTGGTAATGAAATGATGAGACTCATAAAAACTTAATTGACTTAATAGGGGACTGATAGCATGGAAAGAAGTTACGATGATGAATTAAAAGACCGAAATTTCGGAGATTACATCTATGAAACTCCATACTGGATTGTTTTTCTTGCGCCAAACCAGAGCAACATAGGGACGTGTGTGGTTGCTTTAAAAAGGCATTATGGATCTTTATCCGGTTTAAAAGATGAAGAATGGATCGATTTTGGAAAAACGGTTAAACAATTAGAAACATCTTTAAAAAAAGTATTTAAACCAACATTATTTAATTGGGGAGCTCTTATGAATGCTGATTATATGAAAGAAAATCCAGATCCACATATCCACTGGCATTTCATCCCGCGTTACAGACATGAAGTTGAATTTGAAGGTATTATCTTCGAAGACAGGTATTTTGGTTCTATGCATCCACGACCTGTGTTAGAAATTCCGTACATCGTTAGAAAAAGAATAATAGAAACCATTAAAAAAAATCTTTGATGGAGATTTATCATGTTAAAACCCAATTATCAAGAAATTAAAAACTTTAAATTTACAACTGGAGAAACTTTATCTGAACTAATAGTAGAATATGCAACATTTGGAACTGAAATTAAAGATGATGAAGGAAATATTGTAAATGGAATACTCTATTTACATGGCTCATCTGGAGATTATTCATCAGTTAAACGTATTAAAGATATAGTAGGTCCTGGAAACATCATTGACACTGATAAACACTTTATTATCTGTCCTACAGCTTTAGGTTCTCCAGGATCATCCTCTCCATCAACATCAAAGTTAGGACACAAATTTCCAAAATACAATATTGAAGACATGGTTAATGTGCAATATTCCTTTTTAAATGAGGCCCTAAATATTAAACACCTTAAAGGAATTATTGGCACTTCAATGGGTGGTTTTCAGACTCTTCAATGGGCTGTAAGTTATCCTGATTTCATGGATTTTATTATACCCATCACTACAAGTTCTAATGTTAAAGGTCAAAATTATGCAATAAATAATTTAATGAATATCTATATTAAAAGCGATCCAGAATACAAAGAAGGTAAATATAAAATTAATCCTAAAAAAGGGACTCAAAACGCAAACATGCTTCTTTATTTATTTGGTTTTTCACCAGAATATTATAAAAACAAGTCCTATGAATCTATTCTTGAATCACTGGATTTTATGAAAAAAGAGGGCGAAGAAACAGATGCTAACGATATTGTATGGCGAAATGAAGCTACAATTTCTTATGATCTCTCTTCTGATTTATCAAAAATCAAAGCTAAAACCCTGATTATTGGAGTGAATCAGGATCAGTATTTTCCTCCTGATATTGATGTTATACCTCTTTCAAAGGCCATTAAGGGATCTAAACTATATTTATATGATTCTATTTTTGGACATCTAGGTTCAAGTGAGATAATAAAAGCAAAAGAGATAATTAAAGAGTTTTTAGACGATATTAAATAATATTATATGAAAATTTAAATTATATTTAGTATAATGCCTTCAATCTTTTACATTTCACTAATTGATTTCACTTATTTGCCTGCTATTTAAAATTTATGAATAAAAACATAAAATTAAATGATAATGTTTAACAAATGTTATTTGAGGGATTAATGTGCAGGTAAAAGTGATGGATTATGGTTTTTCAAGGAAATTAAATAAATTTTATGTAGTTTATAGAATTAGCGAAATCACTCAAGAAACTAAAAATAAGCTTAAAGAAAAAGTTGTAGATGAATTAAAGGAGAAATCAGGGATATTATATTTAACTATATATTTTGATGAGGATTATTTCCCTTTTAAAAGTGAAGAGGCAAGACTGCGCACAGCAGATTTTATTGCACGTGAAGAAATTGAAATGCATGCTTACTTAATTAGTCTTTTAGAGGATTAGACTAAATCAATTAAAAAAAAGAGGAAATTACAGATGAAAGAAACCCCCTTGCCTGATCTAAAAAATTTCAGAGTTCGGAAGAAACTCCAAATCGCCATGTCAAAATCTATGGAAAAAATCGGAATGCATGAATTTGATTCCTGCCATTTTGAAGTCGTTCCCATTGACATAATTATTCCCGGACTTGATCCTGTTTTTGATAAATTTATTATTGCCCATATAACAGACATTCATTTAGGGCAGTGGATATCTACAGAACGTTTAAAAGGAGTTATGGAGCTGGTTAATGAACAGAATCCTGATATTGTAGCGATAACTGGAGATTTTGTATCATATGCAATCGATCATCTTGTAGAAGACCTTACAGATTGTTTAAAAATGCTTGAACCTAATGATATTTCTTTGGCTGTC from Methanobacterium sp. includes these protein-coding regions:
- a CDS encoding metallophosphoesterase translates to MENEAIYGAKIIDSALLIDDYLIISDLHLGYEGALNAQGFMIPRLQYKKILKRLKEILSRTDAKKIIVNGDLKHEFGKISKQEFKEIEDFITFLKEEFDEIILIKGNHDNFTRFIAENKGLHVYDNYSVENFLVLHGDKIPENQIKEDNIIIGHEHPSIGLRSGERVEKIKCFLKGNWNNKNMIVMPSFNFISEGSDILREKSISPFLKGISLDEFEVFGIENFEVLPFGQLNNILKVKNKLK
- a CDS encoding ATP-dependent helicase → MIEKQTKAYKDKEIYKLLHPWVKKWFKNKFETFTESQRYSIIDIHKGNNILVSSPTGSGKTLTAFLSIISQLTMLSDMEKIEDKVYCIYISPLKALDNDIEKNLEEPLYEIEKIAGRKLGIRKAVRTGDTSQYMRSKMLKNPPHILITTPETLSILLCAPKFREKIRDVKYVIVDEIHSLADNKRGVHLSLTLERLQNLAGGFTRIGLSATVHPLEKVAQYLVGFEVDDIPRKCKIVDVNYIKQLDMKVLCPVDDIINSDPEEMNKATYDLLDELIQSHKTTLIFTNTRSGTESVVFNLKKRFRGKYNDNNIMAHHSSLSKELRLETEDKLKNGDLKVVVSSTSLELGIDIGYIDLVILVSSPKSVSRALQRIGRSGHRLHDKSKGRIIVVDRDDLVECSLILKNALEGKIDEINIPQNCLDVLSQQIYGMAIESKQDIDTAYMMIKRSYCYVNLTENDYLSVLSYLAGEYTDLEERYVYAKIWVDYDTNMFGKRGKLARMLYSTNIGTIPDRSSARVKCAGKVVGHVEEDFMEKLQKGDTFVLGGKIYRFNYARGMTINVTPSSGPPSIPSWFSEQLPLSFDLALEIQRFRAIIAGKFEYGRNKKEIMEFISEYLYVDQNAVNSIYEYFREQYLFAKIPSNRTLLIEHYKGFGDRRFVVFHTCFGRRVNDALSRAVAYVIAKKYKRDVMISISDNGFYLSSEGKIGGFEAFKELNSENIKDILINAIDKTETLAGRFRHCAGRSLMILRRYKGREKSVSRQQVKGKILLKFIKELDENFSILKEARREVIEDFMDVKNAKRVLNMIESGQLEIKKIDTKIPSPFAFNLVSQCYLDVLKYEERIEFIRRMHQAIINQIDAK
- a CDS encoding TrkA family potassium uptake protein, translated to MYAVIMGNGRVGRNLALKLINNGNDVTLIDNDQNKCTTAASEMDALVICGNGTDKRTLEEANIRDADVFVAATGNDEANLLASILVREYKSPKIIARVTNPDHEEAFKKVGIDHVISPELTAASYLEKLITRPKVADLVICGKGNAELIDVTIKNKKIIGKTVGEVSPTDDYIIGAIYNSGIVIPQDNIVLKENTKISILVKTKAVRKVTEIFTG
- a CDS encoding class I SAM-dependent methyltransferase; protein product: MSKGPLFTARSFDEYIKMFSLNLNLLKNKNILDCAAGASSFAAVMNKKGYTVTALDLLYDKDPQFLKDICENHLNVLISALSPLKHHFKWNYFKNLHELKEHRLIAQNEFLKDYTKHRGKKYIKADLTKLPFNDNAFSLVLSSHLLFIYDHRLSYEFHLNSINEMIRVGDEVRIYPLVKHKAMKSEFVKQIEHDLMEKADIKIEKVNYEFRLGGNEMMRLIKT
- a CDS encoding HIT family protein → MERSYDDELKDRNFGDYIYETPYWIVFLAPNQSNIGTCVVALKRHYGSLSGLKDEEWIDFGKTVKQLETSLKKVFKPTLFNWGALMNADYMKENPDPHIHWHFIPRYRHEVEFEGIIFEDRYFGSMHPRPVLEIPYIVRKRIIETIKKNL
- a CDS encoding alpha/beta fold hydrolase, producing the protein MLKPNYQEIKNFKFTTGETLSELIVEYATFGTEIKDDEGNIVNGILYLHGSSGDYSSVKRIKDIVGPGNIIDTDKHFIICPTALGSPGSSSPSTSKLGHKFPKYNIEDMVNVQYSFLNEALNIKHLKGIIGTSMGGFQTLQWAVSYPDFMDFIIPITTSSNVKGQNYAINNLMNIYIKSDPEYKEGKYKINPKKGTQNANMLLYLFGFSPEYYKNKSYESILESLDFMKKEGEETDANDIVWRNEATISYDLSSDLSKIKAKTLIIGVNQDQYFPPDIDVIPLSKAIKGSKLYLYDSIFGHLGSSEIIKAKEIIKEFLDDIK